From the genome of Alkalimarinus coralli:
CATCACCCTGAGTATAATATTCTTCACTTTCTCAACTGAACTCGGCCTGTCCTGCTTGTGCCTGGATAAACACTGCATAACCAATGCATTTAACTCTTCCGTGACCTCAGGCACCCGAGCTGTAAGTGGCTGGACAGGGTTCGAGGGGGGCTGTCCGCTAAGGAGTTCATAAATAACGACACCTAAAGAGTAGATATCACTTAATTCCGAGGTTTCAGAGATGCCTAGTTGCTGCTCTGGGGCCATATAGGCTTCTGTCCCCATCACCAGCTTGGTTTCATTTTCATCGCCCGATTGTTTATCTTTAAAGAATGACGCAATACCAAAATCAAGCAGCCGCGCATTCCCTTCATCGTCTATTAGTATATTGGCAGGCTTAATATCTCGGTGAATAACGCCCAACTTATGCGCATAAGCCAAGCCTTTACAAACCTGAATAAGAAGATCCATTTTACGATTAAAGGTCAGTGAATCCTGATATATCACTTCACTTAGGGTTTGCCCTTCCACATACTCCATAACAAACACAGGTCGGCCAGAGCTAGTGGTTCCTTTATCAATCACATGAATGATATTAGGATGGTTAAGCCCGGCGATAATCAGCGACTCTCGTTTAAAGCGTTTTATAATTGAAGGATTATCAGAGAGGTCTGCCGAGAGTACTTTTATTGCCACTGGGCGATTCAGCGATTTTTGCACACCACGATATACCGTTGCCATGCCTCCTTCGCCGATGACTTCTAAATATTGGTAACGTCCATCTGCCATTTTTTAGACCACCCACACTGCAATGGATGCGACAACAAGTGCCGCGACTATTCCCAGTACCAAGTACTTGATTGCTAAATGAGCAGCATCCTGAGGGATAGCTTCTGCACGGTTAGTGGCATCAGAGTCAACGGAATTACTAGCGCGAACGCCATGCCTGTCAAGAGCGATCAACGCCAAGGTAATATTGTCAGTCCCCCCCTTTTCAAGGGCCTTACCAACAAGCTCATCAGCAACGGCTGCCAAAGGGTTGCCTTGTTCGAATGACTTTTTAATATTTGCATCATCAAGCTCACCTGATAGGCCATCACTGCACAATAGTATCTTTTCATTCACCCCCAGATCACCTTCGATCTGGTCAACTTTCCACTGCTCGTCATTGATACCGACTGCGTGCATTAACACTCGCTGAGTGGGGTGCAATCTAGCCTCTTCTTGAGTAATTTCTCCGGTATCCACCAGGAATTGCGCCTGATTATGGTCTGTGGTCAGCTGCTGAATGCCGCCGTGCTCGCTAATAAGATAAGCCCGGCTATCTCCCACCCAACAAATCTGATACCGAGAGCCTTTAAAGTGTATTGCCACAACGGTAGATGCCATACCGTTAATATCAGGTTTGTCTTTGCCAAGCTTGATAACGGTTCTGTGGGCATCCTCTATGGCCTCCTTCAACGGGCTACCCTGCCTGATTCTTCTCTCAACCGTTTGTGATACCACCTGGCTTGCAAAATCACCATGCGCATTGCCGCCTACGCCATCTGCAACCAGCCACAACCCAAGCTCCGGGTTTTCAATATAGCTATCTTCATTGCAGGACCTGACATGGCCAATATGCGTTTTTGCAGCAGATTTAAACATAGTGCTCCTTTAATGAACTATTCAACTTGCACAGGCGATTAAGCGCGTAATCAGCTATGGCGACGTGCCTTCTCTTCAGTATAGGTTAAAAAAACAGATCTAAATAAAATATCGTTTGGTTTCATTTATTTACAAATGAATGCTAATAAAAGTCCGCAAATGAATGTTTGAGGCTATACTCTTTAGCAGTACTCACCAATTACAGCTTGGAAGATCAAGGTCTAAGGCATGCTAAAGCTACAGTTTAAGGATCGACGGCAAGAGGCAATATGGCTGGTGGATCCGTTATTCACCGTTGGAAGTTCTCCGCAAAACAGCCTGGTCATCAATGGCTCAGGTGTTGCCAGCATCCATGCCGAAATACGAAGCATTGACAACAAAACCACTATTTCATGCCGTGACCCTCATTCAGCACTCTACCTTAACAATGAAAGAGTTATAAACGAGAAAACACTCAGTGCGGGGGATGTTATTAAGTTGGGTGATGTTGAACTCGATGTGATTGACCCCCACTCTACCCAGTACCAGTCAGCAATAGGCATGAAGCCTGGCAAGGCACCCGAGTGGCAACTAAAATCAACCGCGAGCTGGATGGAGAATCAAGTCTTTCCCATCAACCAAAAAGCCTCAATCGGCCGCGATGCCAGCTGTGATATCAGCATTCCTGTCGAGCATTTGTCCAGGCACCACGTAGAAGTTGAAGTAAAAGGCGGCAAGCTGTTAGTCAAAGACCTGGATTCAGCAAACGGAACCTTTCTCAACGGCAAGCAAATAACCGAATGTTATGCCAAGTCGGGCGATAAGATAAAGCTGGATGTCATCACATTTGAAGTCATCGGCCCTGCTCAAGACCCGAATAAAACGATCATCCGCTCTGCGCCATCAGACAAGCCTGCTAGAGCCTCCAAACCGACAAACAAAGCAAACCCGAAGAGTGCACCAGTAAAGAGATCGGCAAAACGCAAACCGGCAATCCCCGTTAAGCAACGACCGCTGGCTTCCGGCGGAAAGCAGGACTGGATAGAAGAACCTGTCGCCGTTGAGAAAAAAAGTCACTACTGGTGGTTCGCCATTGCAGGTTTCGTACTTACACTGCTGGCAGTCATTTTATTCATTAGCAGGTAATGCGCGACAGAACTAGGCAATAACGGTGGTACTCAGAAACAATGCTTCCTGTTGATGGACAAGAAAAAACACTCGTTTAAGCCATGATAACCGTCGCTATATCCAGCCGTGACTCCCGGCAACGGCGCCTGCAACCGTAACAAGACTGATAGACAGCAGTAGCCAATGCATATTCTGGATTATTGAGAATGTCTTTTCGGGATTAGATTGCGCCTTGCGGATAAACAGTTTGTGAAGAAACAGTGGTTCCAGTACAAACAGCATTAAGGTGAATATTAACCAAACGATAACCATCATCGTCATCCACCAATACTCAATCTGGCCAAACCGGCTCCATGCATCAAGAATATGCACAAGATAAAACCCAGAGAGGCCAGCAAAGAGCGTTGTAATACGAGACTGCAGCGCGAATCGCCCTTCAACTTTTTCAAAAAACACCACTCGCTCTTCGGCCGATTTGAATTGGCGAACAGCCGGTAACAAAACAGTGGTGACCATTGCCACACCACCAATCCAAAAGACAATGCTCAGCACATGGATAACACGTGCCGCAATGAACCCTTCCATATCTATATATTCCCGAGATAAACAACAGTAGACAACAACTTCATCACCGGGAATGCATCAGTATATTACAAGCTACCTAATGACTGATAAGGTTCCATCGGCGAGTGAATATTATAATTATTCTCAAGATAATCTTTTATGTTCTCGGGGCAATTGATATAGAACAACATAAAGTTACGTCTTAAATCGATATCTTTCGAGCTATCTGCGAAGAGTATAAGTTCGACAAGGTCATCATCATTGGTCAGGCGATAACGCTTCTTGTACTTGCTTTGCGCTCGAAATGCCATTCGTTTTAAATGAAACACGCAGGTTTGGTTAAGCAATAACTGTCTCATAGGTTTCTCCCCATCCACCTACTCTAATAATTAGGTTATATTTTCAAAACCCGCCAGCAAAACTGGATAAATAGCGCTAAGTTTTAGAGATTATTTACATTTTGATTCTGGATACTCGGTAAATAAGTTTTCTCCAGCAGAGGTTTTTATGCAAACGAAAATATTCTAAGCTAATAGCACACTCAGCCGCTGTCCCTTGCAGAATCAGGGCTATTCAAGCCAATAGAGAGCAATTCAAGCAATAAAGAATTATATGAAACTACCTCAAGTTCCCAAGCACAGTTTTTTGTTACTGATTATCAGCCTGGTTATTATGCTGATCGTTCCCCCTTATCTAAGAGAATACTCGCCCTTTGCATTTGAGGGCTTACTTTTGAACCCGTTTATTACTGCCATCTTCTTAACATCCCTTTATCTTGTAACCGATAACCGGCGCTTCTTTTTTATTGGGCTACTTATTCTCTTCCCTGTGCTGATTGTTAATGCGCTTTACTATTTTGACCGACAGCATTTTCACTCGATGATCAGCATCCTCGCTTACATCGCATTTTTTTCCTATATCTGTATATTTCTAGGCCGGTTTCTAGCGCGGAGTAAAACCGTTTCAATCAACGTAATATATGCTGCGGTGTGTTTGTACTTTTTCATTGCGATCATCTGGTCGTTCATTTATATAGCGACATACCATACGATAGAAAATGCTTTTTCCTTCTCGCCAAACTTGGCCAATAATCTTGACCCCGATAAGGATATCGTTGCGATATTTAGCTACTTCAGTTTTGTAACCATGACGACTTTAGGTTATGGCGACATCACGCCGGTTCATGAGATATCAAGAGCATGGGTATCGGCACAATCGGTACTCGGGCAGCTTTACCTGGCGATTGTGATGGCAAGATTTGTAGGGCTTTATATTTCGGATAGTAGAATGGAAGGAAAGGAAGAAGAACTTCAAAAGCAGAACCAATCAAAAATTTAGGCCGCTAAACCTGCCAAAACAGCAGTGTCTAACGGCCTAATTCAATGGCTATTCCGACTTTATGCGGAATATAGTCGCATAGAAAACCGGGACAATAACCAGCGTTAATACTGAAGCGAACAGCAGGCCGAACATAATGGTAACAGCCATCGCAATGAAGAACGCATCGCCTAGCAGCGGAACCATCCCTAATATGGTCGTCAGGGCAGCCATGGCCACCGGAATCAAACGGCTCACACCCGAATCGAGAATAGCCTGATAGGGGGCTTTTCCTTCATCTAACTCCACGTCGATCTGATCCACTAATACAATCGCATTCTTAATCAGCATCCCCGCCAGACTCATAAACCCTAAAAGAGACATGAAGCCAAACGGTTGATCAAATATCAATAACCCAACCGTAACCCCGATCACCGCCAATGGAACCGTTAGCCAAATAACAAGGGTTTTCTTGACCGAGTTAAACAAACATACAACGATAAAAATCATTAGACCAAAAAAGATTGGTAATGCCGCAGCGATTTGGCCCGAGGCCTTTACCGAGGACTCTCCCTCACCTCCCCAGGCCATATAGTACCCAGGCATATCTTTTATAGGTATCTGGTCATTCCAGCGAACGGGTATCGTATTTGCGTCATACTTCTGCCCTTCTTTCAGCGGGCTAGCGCCTGAATATTGCTCCAGATCAACACCAATTGCCTGCTCTACCTTAGGTTTAATGCGAGCAAACAATTCACTAGGTAAGCCCCTTCGCTGATCAACATGAATTCGGATCATAGAAACCCGATTCCAACGCCAGATGTGGGGGTTTTCAAAATCAGTTTCAAAGCGGGACATAACCTGCCCAATAGGAATCATTTGCTGTGCCGCAGGGCTCCAGATTCTCACTTGGTCAAGGCTTTCCAGATCTACGCGCTCTTCTTCAGGAGCACGGGCAATAATAGGTAGAAGTTCGTCAC
Proteins encoded in this window:
- a CDS encoding PP2C family protein-serine/threonine phosphatase, with amino-acid sequence MFKSAAKTHIGHVRSCNEDSYIENPELGLWLVADGVGGNAHGDFASQVVSQTVERRIRQGSPLKEAIEDAHRTVIKLGKDKPDINGMASTVVAIHFKGSRYQICWVGDSRAYLISEHGGIQQLTTDHNQAQFLVDTGEITQEEARLHPTQRVLMHAVGINDEQWKVDQIEGDLGVNEKILLCSDGLSGELDDANIKKSFEQGNPLAAVADELVGKALEKGGTDNITLALIALDRHGVRASNSVDSDATNRAEAIPQDAAHLAIKYLVLGIVAALVVASIAVWVV
- a CDS encoding FHA domain-containing protein; translation: MLKLQFKDRRQEAIWLVDPLFTVGSSPQNSLVINGSGVASIHAEIRSIDNKTTISCRDPHSALYLNNERVINEKTLSAGDVIKLGDVELDVIDPHSTQYQSAIGMKPGKAPEWQLKSTASWMENQVFPINQKASIGRDASCDISIPVEHLSRHHVEVEVKGGKLLVKDLDSANGTFLNGKQITECYAKSGDKIKLDVITFEVIGPAQDPNKTIIRSAPSDKPARASKPTNKANPKSAPVKRSAKRKPAIPVKQRPLASGGKQDWIEEPVAVEKKSHYWWFAIAGFVLTLLAVILFISR
- a CDS encoding ion channel — translated: MKLPQVPKHSFLLLIISLVIMLIVPPYLREYSPFAFEGLLLNPFITAIFLTSLYLVTDNRRFFFIGLLILFPVLIVNALYYFDRQHFHSMISILAYIAFFSYICIFLGRFLARSKTVSINVIYAAVCLYFFIAIIWSFIYIATYHTIENAFSFSPNLANNLDPDKDIVAIFSYFSFVTMTTLGYGDITPVHEISRAWVSAQSVLGQLYLAIVMARFVGLYISDSRMEGKEEELQKQNQSKI